One window from the genome of Streptomyces sp. NBC_01476 encodes:
- a CDS encoding isochorismatase family protein, whose translation MHRALIVVDVQNDFCEGGSLAVTGGSDVAAAITDLIGDSAGAYRHVVATRDHHIDPGPHFSAHPDYVASWPVHCVAGTEGVGFHPNFAPAVASGAVDAVFSKGEHAAAYSGFEGHDENGGLLADWLRERQVTEVDVVGIATDHCVRATALDSARAGFATRVLLDLTAGVAADSTERALTELREAGVELSGKPAVA comes from the coding sequence ATGCACCGCGCACTCATCGTCGTCGACGTGCAGAACGACTTCTGCGAGGGCGGCAGCCTCGCGGTGACCGGCGGGTCCGACGTGGCCGCCGCGATCACCGACCTGATCGGCGACTCCGCGGGCGCGTACCGCCACGTGGTGGCCACCCGCGACCACCACATCGACCCCGGCCCGCACTTCTCCGCGCACCCGGACTACGTCGCCTCCTGGCCCGTGCACTGCGTCGCCGGCACCGAGGGCGTCGGGTTCCACCCGAACTTCGCCCCTGCCGTCGCCTCCGGCGCGGTGGACGCGGTCTTCTCCAAGGGCGAGCACGCCGCGGCCTACAGCGGCTTCGAGGGCCACGACGAGAACGGCGGCCTGCTCGCCGACTGGCTGCGGGAGCGGCAGGTCACCGAGGTGGACGTGGTGGGCATCGCCACCGACCACTGCGTGCGCGCCACCGCGCTGGACTCGGCCCGGGCCGGCTTCGCCACCCGGGTGCTGCTCGACCTGACCGCCGGGGTGGCCGCCGACAGCACCGAGCGGGCGCTGACCGAGCTGCGGGAGGCCGGCGTGGAGCTCTCCGGCAAGCCGGCCGTGGCCTGA